The sequence below is a genomic window from Polaribacter vadi.
GAATGGTAATGGGTGTAGGTTCTGTAACTGATGGAGCAGCAGCTTCTCTATACATGGCTTTAGGAGCAAATTTTATTGTAACTCCAGTTTTAAGAGAAGATATTGCCATAGCTTGTAACCGTAAAAAAGTGTTATGGTCTCCAGGTTGTGGAACATTAACAGAAATTGCAAGAGCAGAAGAGTTAGGTTGCGAAATCGTGAAGTTATTTCCTGGTGATATTTATGGTCCTCAATTTGTAAAAGGTATTAAAGGGCCACAACCTTGGACTTCGATTATGCCAACTGGAGGTGTTTCACCAACAAGAGAAAATTTAGAGGGCTGGTTTAATGCAGGTGTAACCTGTGTTGGAATGGGTTCTAAACTAATGTCAAAAACTGCTGATGGTAATTTTGACTATGCTAAAATAGAAAGTACAACTAGAGAAGCTTTAAATATTATAAAAGATTTAAGGAGCTAGTTTAATTTGAATTACTTTAAAACGAGGAAAACTCTAACTGAAAAGTTAGAGTTTTTTTTATTTGTATTTTTTAGTAAAAAATAAATTACTATTATTTTTTTAGAAAATTTTTAAAAAAGTAGCAACATACTTTATCTTTGTTGAATAAAATTGTTAAAATGAAATTATATCCTTTAAAATTTACACCAATTTTTAAATATAGAATTTGGGGTGGAGAAAAATTAAAAACTGAATTAAATAAAAAATATACAGCAGAAAACATTGGCGAATCTTGGGAAATATCAGATGTTTCTGGTGATGAAACAATCGTTGAAGAAGGTTCTTTACAAGGAAAAACGCTAAAAGAATTAACACAGCAATTTAAAGGAGATTTTGTTGGGCATGCTGTTTACGAGAAATTTGGAGAAGAATTTCCGTTGTTAATTAAGTTTATTGATGCTAAAACACCTTTATCTATTCAAGTGCATCCAAGTAACGAAATTGCAAAAAAACGCCATAATTCATTTGGTAAAAATGAAATGTGGTATGTAATGCAAGCTGATACAAATGCAGAACTTATTGTTGGTTTTGATGAAAAATTATCAACAGGAAGTTATAAAAAACATTTAGAAAACAACACTATCTTAGATACAATGCATCATGAAAATGTAAAAAAAGGCGATACTTTTTACATTCCTACAGGAAGAGTGCATGCAATTGGAGCAGGTGTTTTGTTAGCAGAAATTCAGCAAACATCAGATGTTACTTACAGAATTTACGATTATGATAGAGTTGACGCTAAAACAGGAGAAAAAAGAGATTTACACAACGATTTAGCTATTGATGTGATTGATTTTGAAACTCATGAAAATTATAAAACAGCATATCAAATTGAAAAAAATATTTCTAATGAATTAGTGCATTCGCCTTATTTTAAAACAAATATTTTAGAAATTAATACCAATGTAGAGAAAGACTATAGTAACATAGATTCTTTTGTAATTTACATGTGTGTGGAAGGTTCTGTTGAAATTATAGTTGAAAATGAAAGCTATAAAATTAATAATGGAGAAACAATATTATTACCAGCAGCTATTAATTTTGTGTCTTTAAAATCTGAAAATGCTAAAATATTAGAAGTGTATTATTAAGAGTTTCTCAAAGAAGATTTTCGCTCTATTAAACTTGTTTTAATAATAATGGTTTCATTCTTTAATTTTTCACCTTCATTAGTAATTT
It includes:
- a CDS encoding bifunctional 4-hydroxy-2-oxoglutarate aldolase/2-dehydro-3-deoxy-phosphogluconate aldolase, which produces MAQFTRLEVAQVMKDTGMVPLFFHKDIEVSKKVLKACYDGGARLMEFTARGDFAHEVFGELTKYAIAELPGMVMGVGSVTDGAAASLYMALGANFIVTPVLREDIAIACNRKKVLWSPGCGTLTEIARAEELGCEIVKLFPGDIYGPQFVKGIKGPQPWTSIMPTGGVSPTRENLEGWFNAGVTCVGMGSKLMSKTADGNFDYAKIESTTREALNIIKDLRS
- a CDS encoding type I phosphomannose isomerase catalytic subunit; the encoded protein is MKLYPLKFTPIFKYRIWGGEKLKTELNKKYTAENIGESWEISDVSGDETIVEEGSLQGKTLKELTQQFKGDFVGHAVYEKFGEEFPLLIKFIDAKTPLSIQVHPSNEIAKKRHNSFGKNEMWYVMQADTNAELIVGFDEKLSTGSYKKHLENNTILDTMHHENVKKGDTFYIPTGRVHAIGAGVLLAEIQQTSDVTYRIYDYDRVDAKTGEKRDLHNDLAIDVIDFETHENYKTAYQIEKNISNELVHSPYFKTNILEINTNVEKDYSNIDSFVIYMCVEGSVEIIVENESYKINNGETILLPAAINFVSLKSENAKILEVYY